The Rickettsia felis URRWXCal2 genome contains the following window.
GAAGAAAAAGAAATGCTTGAGGATTTAATTAAAGTTGCTTTTAACGATGCTAAACAAAAATGTGATGAAGATTCTCAAAATTCTTTATCAGGAGCTTTAAACGGTATGAGCTTACCGCCTGGTTTCAAAATGCCGTTTTAATACGGCGTTTTTATGGTTTAAAATCATTATTGCGAGCAACCATAGGCTGCGTGGCAATCTCGTGCCAAAATCCTGAGATTGCTTCGTCAAAATTTTCAATTTTTCCTCGCAATGACGATGAAGTCTAATAATTCAAAATCAATAAATCCTTATCAATTCTGAAACCTTTAAAACGCTCAAGTATCGACATACCGAGTAGTGAAATATCAAGGTCACCTAGACCTACATGTCCTTTGATGTTCTTAAATTCCGTACCGATTACTACACTATTTAAGGTTATAGGGGCGGCTTTATTTTTGCCGTTAGCTGTTAGATAAGTTCTAGTATATTTTAATTTAGTTAAGTCAAAGCCTATTTTTTGGGCATCTTCTTTAGTTAAAGCTATATCGCTTGCACCGGTATCTACCATAAATTTTATTTTAACGTTATTTACAAAAGCATTGATATAGAAATGCCCGTCCCCGCTACGAGCTATAATAATTTCTCCGACTTCAGTAGACCATTTATATGATGGAATTAAAGCAGACATTACCCTATGATAAGCATAGTTCAGCTCAAACCTAAAAGCATAACCGGTTATTATAACTAAAAAAATTGCTGCCCACATTGCTAATTGCAAACAAAATTTACGCACTTCATTTTGGCTAATAGTACTGTAAATTATACTAAATAATATTAATAACGACGCACAAAAACTCCCTATATTTTGTGGCTCTTTGAAAAATTTTGGATAATGCTGATTGATATATTTGTATAACAAACCGGTTACAATTACGGTGCTGAAAATTATAAAAATAAGTTTTATAAGTTTTTTATTCATATAATATAATTTTTTTAACCTATATAATCAAACCAAAGTCCCAGCCCATTTTTAAGTGGAAAACTACCTTCTTGGTTCACTAGAATAATAATTCCAAGTTCTTCTGAGGGTATAAAACCAATAAAAGAATTAATACCGTTAATATAGCCTGAGTGAAAAATTAAATCCTTATTTGAGCGTCCTTTTACTTTAAGAATACGCCATCCAAGAGCGTAATATGACTCAATCATTTTTTGATCAATAGGCCAAATCGGTTGCCATTTAAATCCAAAAACATCTTTGTTTGATTTTACTATTTTATACAAACGATCTAAAGTACTTTTAGAAATAAGATTAGGTTTATAACCAAAACTAAGTTTGAATATTTCAATCATTCCATCTATCGATGCAAAAATACCGGCAGATGCAGGTACCGTCTTTGGGTAGTAAGGCGGAAACAGCAGTAATGTTATTACCTCTTGTCCGTCTATTATTGATTTAGAATGCGGATAAGCAAGTTGTATATTCGGCTCTAGCGGTAATATTTGTATATCTTGCGTTTTAAGCGTTGTACGCAAATTATCTATTGCAGCATTTAAACTTGATTTTTTACAATTTAAAGCTTCTTCAAGTAAACTGAAAACGATATTACTATATTTATAACATTGCCCTGGTTTACAACTAGCTTGTTGTTTTTGCAGCAGCATTAAAAGCTTTGAGCGACTCATTCCTTGCTCAATTTCAATATTTCCTGAGAATTGATAACCTGTGGTATGGCTTAAAATATTATTAAGACTAATAGTATTTTTTAAGTATGGTAATTTGAATTTTTCATCAAAATCTAAACTTCCTTGATCTACCATTAATGCA
Protein-coding sequences here:
- the ampC gene encoding Beta-lactamase AmpC (Class C); translation: MNKKLILFFSIISLLLCSTVFAQTRVELPQKLKSFIKKLELQKDELQGGAIAILYKGEVIYKTTFGNQKGNKGAITDKTLFPLASVSKAVSATAIALMVDQGSLDFDEKFKLPYLKNTISLNNILSHTTGYQFSGNIEIEQGMSRSKLLMLLQKQQASCKPGQCYKYSNIVFSLLEEALNCKKSSLNAAIDNLRTTLKTQDIQILPLEPNIQLAYPHSKSIIDGQEVITLLLFPPYYPKTVPASAGIFASIDGMIEIFKLSFGYKPNLISKSTLDRLYKIVKSNKDVFGFKWQPIWPIDQKMIESYYALGWRILKVKGRSNKDLIFHSGYINGINSFIGFIPSEELGIIILVNQEGSFPLKNGLGLWFDYIG